The window CGCAATATCTTGGGCGGCATTGATGGGAATCGCAAAACCTAATCCTTGCGCTCCCCCGATAATAGCAGTATTCATCCCAATTACTTCACCTCTAGCATTTAGTAAAGGTCCGCCAGAGTTACCAGGGTTAATCGCTGCATCAGTTTGGATAAACTCAACTCGCTTGTCAGGAACGCCAACTTGGGAACTAGAGCGACCAGTAGCGCTGATAATACCAGTAGTAACAGTATTATCTAAACCGAGAGGATTGCCGATCGCGATCGCCCATTCTCCCGGTTCGAGTCTTTCTGAGTTACCTAGGGAAACTGTCGGGAGATCCTCAGCTTCAATTTTTACCACAGCTACATCGGTGACAGGATCGGTGCCAATTACGTTTCCGGCAAATGTGCGACCATCTTTTAGCACTACTTCTACTGTATCAGCGCCCTCAACAACGTGAGCATTGGTGAGAATGTTACCCTCACTGTCGAGAATGAAACCGCTACCCGTACCTCTTTCTACTCTTTCTCGAGGAATATCAGGTATTTGGGAACCGAAAAAGCGACGGAAAAACGGATCGTTAAAAGCCTCGGGAATTTGAGTAGTAACAGTCTTAGAAGCATTAATTCTCACTACCGCCGGTCCCACTTCTCTCACTACTCTCGCGACAAAATTTGGGTCTTCGGTAATTGGTATTGCCGCGAACGTAGTTCTCGAATCTGCGGGTAATGCTTGGGCGGGAGGTGCGGTCATATTTGCTAGATTACGCGAGGCGAAGTAGCTAGCGGAAGTACCGACACCCGTACCAACTAATAATAACGAGGCATAAGTAAGGGCTTTTTTCAATAAATGTGGTTTGTTCTGATTTTGTTTGTCTAATACCATTTTTCACCAACCATCCAGGTAAAATCTACTTTTGATTATTAGTTTAGGGATCGTCTGTGAAATCTTTGTGTCAAGAGTTTGACAATGTTTTGACACTGGTAAACTGGCGTGCAAAAGCCGATCTAAGTTATTCGGAAAACCGAATCTATTTTAAGACAAAATTGGCTCAGGCTGTCTTTGTTTGTTGTCTGGGGGCTTAAAAGTGTTTGGCTTGATGAGTGAGAGGATCGAATTGAAAGCGTTTGGAAGCAAAGGTTTCCCCGTAGATGTTAAAAGTGACTGTGGGTGTGTCTCCCATTGCTTCCACTGCATGAATTGCTTCAGTGGTAAAACTAATTATATCTCCCGGTTCGAGGATTTGCGCGCCTACTTGAGTAATTTTATCTTGGTGTGTGGCAGTTGGCGATCGCTGCCAAAAAATGTTCTTTTGTTTTCCTTGTAACATCGCGACGACTCCCCATGTGCCATGATTGTGAATCGGCGAGATTGTTCCTGGTAAGATTGTTTCTGTCTGCACTGTCAGGGGAAATCCTAGTTCGTCATACAGCATTAACCAGGAAACGCCTGTTTTTTCGCTAGGTTCGGGAATTTGGGTTTTAATCCAGTAGTTATTCATCACTAGCGATCGCACTAATTTTCGCAATTCTGGTAAGAAATCTTCTTCTTTTGTTCCCTTTACTTCGGCTTCGTTAACCACATCTTCTACTTCTGTTAAAAATCGATACAATCGATACTCGTTTCTTAACAAATCCCATTCTCTCACTGTTTCACAAGCCAGACACTTGCCATCTTCTTTCACTAACCAATCTTTACTTTTCATGTTACTTCTTGCTCATTTTTTTTGAGCCTAAGCTTAATTTATCTGCTTAACTGTTACTTTTTTTACAACTTAAATTTCTCATTTAAGTTATATAGACAAATTGATTTATCTTCTTTAAAAGATTATAAAATTTTTCTTCTTTAGTTGATTTAGAGATTTTAATTTAATCAAGTTTGTCTAACCACTATTCAACCATGAATCAACAACGCCAAGATTTATATCTCAATTTGATCGAAGAATTACTCAGATGTCCTAATGGTCAAGAACCAGAAGTTTTAGACAATCATCAAGATTTACTCGATGCTGAGTTAATAAAAATGATGATGCAAGTAGCGACAATGTTAGCACACGAAAACAATCAAGATGCTGCTAAGTTTTTAATTCATGTTGCTCGTCAATTAGCAAAAAACTTAGGTTTATATCCTCAATTAGAAAATTCTACGCCTGTCAATAGTTAAACAGAGAAAAAGAGCAAAAATAAGCTGATTTGGCTGAGAAAGATCTAATTTAGAGAGGAATTTGAATCACAAATTCAGTTCCCTGTCCAACTTGGGAATTACAGCGTAAAATACCCCCATGACGTTCAGTGACAATTTGATAGGAAATTGCTAACCCCAACCCAGTTCCTTTTCCTACAGCTTTAGTAGTGTAAAAAGGATCGAAAATTTTCACCATTGCCTCGGGTTTAATGCCAATACCATTATCAGCGATCGCGATTCTAACTGAATGTTCAATTGGTAGAGTTTGAGTAGTAATTGTGATGGTACTAGGATTGGCTTTGATTTCATCGGCTGTACGCTGTTTATCTCGCTCATCTAAAGCATCAATAGCATTAGTAAGCAAATTCATAAACACTTGATTTAATTGACCTGCATAGCATTCTACTAAAGGTAATTCGCCATATTCTTTGACGATAATAATTTCGGGATGGTCGGGTTTTGCCTTCAAACGATTTTGTAAAATCATTAAGGTACTGTCGATATTTTCGTGCAAATCGACGGCTTTCTTTTCCGCTTCGTCGAGACGGGAGAAAGTACGCAAAGATTTGACAATTTCTTTGATTCTCATCGCGCCGAATTTCATCGAATTTAATAATTTGGGTAAGTCTTCAGTAAGAAAATCTAAGTCGATATCTTCAATGAGAGCGGCAATTTCTGGAATCGGTTGCGGATAAGCATTTCTAAACGCTGCTACCAATTCTAAAAGTTCGTCAGTGTATTGGTGAGCGTGAACTAAATTACCGTAAATAAAGTTAACTGGGTTATTAATTTCGTGGGCGACTCCGGCAACCATTTGTCCGAGGGAAGACATTTTTTCCGCTTGAATAAGTTGAGTTTGAGTTTGTTGTAATTGGCGCAAAGTTTGTCGAAGTTCGCGACTTTTGAGGAGTGCTTGGCGGGCAGATTCGCGAGAAGATTGATATAGTTCAGCTTGGTTAATCGCGATCGCCAACTGAGAACAAGCCGCTTGTAATAGTTCTACCTCAAAATCTTGCCAGTGACGCGGTGCGCTAGTTTGGGCGCAGCA is drawn from Oscillatoria salina IIICB1 and contains these coding sequences:
- a CDS encoding HhoA/HhoB/HtrA family serine endopeptidase — its product is MVLDKQNQNKPHLLKKALTYASLLLVGTGVGTSASYFASRNLANMTAPPAQALPADSRTTFAAIPITEDPNFVARVVREVGPAVVRINASKTVTTQIPEAFNDPFFRRFFGSQIPDIPRERVERGTGSGFILDSEGNILTNAHVVEGADTVEVVLKDGRTFAGNVIGTDPVTDVAVVKIEAEDLPTVSLGNSERLEPGEWAIAIGNPLGLDNTVTTGIISATGRSSSQVGVPDKRVEFIQTDAAINPGNSGGPLLNARGEVIGMNTAIIGGAQGLGFAIPINAAQDIAGQLIATGKVEHPYLGIEMVSLTPEIKEQINRNPNAGFSVNSDDEGVLIARVVANSPAARAGLRAGDIIVRIDGQKVTDGEDVQKAVSRTQVGGNLELEVQRSRNLVTITVQPGALSAQR
- a CDS encoding cysteine dioxygenase family protein, with translation MKSKDWLVKEDGKCLACETVREWDLLRNEYRLYRFLTEVEDVVNEAEVKGTKEEDFLPELRKLVRSLVMNNYWIKTQIPEPSEKTGVSWLMLYDELGFPLTVQTETILPGTISPIHNHGTWGVVAMLQGKQKNIFWQRSPTATHQDKITQVGAQILEPGDIISFTTEAIHAVEAMGDTPTVTFNIYGETFASKRFQFDPLTHQAKHF